The genomic interval CGGGCGTTCACGCGACGCCGCTCCTGTCCGTCCGCGCGGACGGCGAGACGTACCGGGCGCTCGCGGACGCGATGGTCGTCACGGACGAACCCGCGCGCATCTCCGAGTACGGCGTCCACGCGGCGAACGAGACCGTGGACACGGTGCGCGCGGACGGCGTCACGGTCGCCACGGCGGCCGGTAGCAGGGGATACGGGAGCGCCGCTGACGGCCCCGTCGTCGCGCCCGGCGTGGACGCCGTCTCCGTCGTCCCCGTCGCGCCGTTCCGCGTCGACCAGTCGAACTGGGTGCTCCCGCTCCCGACCGACCTCACCGTCGAGCGCGAAACCGCCGACGTGGTGTTGCTCGTGGACGACCGCGAGGTCGCCACGCTCGACCACGACGCGACGGTTCGCATCGACCACGGCGGCACGCTCCCCGTCGTCACCACGCCCGAGACCACCGGCTTCTTCGACTGACGACGCCGCGCTTCACTCCGTAGACACGCGGAGCTCCACGTTCCGGCGTTCGCCTTCGAGGTCGGCGACGACGCGCTCGACGACGCGCTCGCCCTCCTCGACGACGCGTTCGGCCGCCTTCTCCACCACCCAGTCGAGGCTGACGAACGCCGGGAGCGACACCGCGTTGTCCGCCGACGCCGGGTCGTACTCGACTTCGAGCGTCACCCGCGACCCCGCGCCCGACTCGGTTTCCACGGGGTCGATTCGCCAGCGCCCGCTCGCGTCGAGGTCTTTCGTCACCTCCCACTCGATGCGGTGTGGCGGCTCGACCGCCGTCACCTCGGAGTGGACGGTGTAGGTGAGTTTCCACCACGAGAAGTGGAGGCGATAGCGGGTGCCGGGACCGCCGTCGCCGGACTGGTCGACGCCCGTGAGGTGTTTCGAGTACGCGGCGTACCCGGGGAAGTCCAGCAGGAACTCGTACGCCTCGCTCGGCGGGATGCGGACGACGGTGCTGACCGAGAGCCTGTTCACGGCCTGCCCTGGGTGCGCCCGGGGCTTAGTTCGCTCGCCGGAACCGGGACGCTTCTCAATCCCCGCCGTCTTCTCTCGGGTATGTCCGACACACCCACCGTTGGCATCGTCGGCGGCGGCGTCGCCGGCCTCACCGCGGCGACGTTCACCGCGCGCGCCGACCTCGAAACGACCGTGTTCGACGCGGGCGAATCCATCTTCGCGCGGAACGCGCACGTCGAGAACCTCCCCGGGTTCCCGGCGGGCGTCAACCCCCGAACCTTCCTCGACCTGACGCGCGAGCAGGCGACCGAATCCGGCGCGAACGTCGTTGACGCCGAAGTCGCGGACGTGACCGCGACCGGCGGCGGCTTCGAGGTCACCGCGGACGAGACCCACGAGTTCGACTTCGTCGTCGTCTCCTCGTGGTCGGACGCGTCCTTCCTCGACGACCTCGGCCTCGACTTCATCGAACAGGGGACGAAGACGTACCTCGACACGAACGGCCAGGGCCGGACCGGCGTTCCCGGGCTCTACGCGGCGGGCCGGGTCGCGGGCCGCTACCACCAGGCCGTCGTCTCCGCGGGGAGCGGCGCGGAGGCCGCGCTCAGCCTCATCGAGGACTCAGACGTGCCCTTCTACCACGACTGGGTCGCGCCCGAGGGCTACTTCACGGGCCGCGGTCGCGAGGTGCCGCCGGGCTGTGAGGAAATCGACGAGGCGGAACGCGAGCGCCGCGAGCGCGCGTCGATGGAGCGGATGCGGGAGGCGTTCAGCGAGCGCCACCCGGACACGCCGACGATGCATCCGTCCGTCGAGGAGTAACCCCGTCGCACGCTACCACGCCACATTATTTCTACGGCTATTCCTGAATAACAAAACTCAAAAGGGCGGAACCAATATCCTCGCTTGCTCCTCGGTGGAGCGGTGGTCGGCACGACGGCGTTGGAAGTGGTTGGATGACAGACGCTGTCAGCGGCCGACCACCACTCGACTCATTGAAATAGCGCCACATAAAAGTGTGCTCTGGCTGGTATATTTGCGAGCTACGCGTGGTCTACGACGCGCACCGCGTACGACGCGTCCAGCGCCGCAGTCCCGCGCCGCACGAACCAGACCTTCGTCGTCTCCGCGCCCGTGATGCTCGTGTCCACCGCGACGTGCGCGCGGAGCGTGCCGTCGTAGCGGTCGAACCCCGTGAGACACGCCGCGCGCGGACGCGCCCGGTTCCGCACGAACACCACCGCGAGCGCGCGCTCCCCGAAGTCCGTCCCCGCGACGAACGACGCCGCGTACTCCGGGAGGGCGTCGTGCCACTCCGGGCGCGACCGGTACACGTCCATCCCCCGCACGCGGCCTCCGACGAACCGGGGCGCGTCCGCGAACGTCACCTCCCGAACCTCGCCGCCGACGGGATTCGCGCACGCCTCCGGGAACGACTGGCTCGTCCGCGAGCGGAGCGTTGGCGTCGCGGAGCGCGCGCTACACCCAGCGAGCGCCGCGAGCGCGGCCGCCGACACGAACGCTCGTCGCTTCACACTCCAGACCTGTCACGACACGAATTATATGTTGGGGTCGGGGCGCGTTCTCCAAACTACTTTGACGGTGCTCGCCCTCTCCTCGGACGAATGCTGGAGGGAGTGAACGTCGCGCTCGGCGTCTCCGGGAGCATCGCGGCGGTGAAGGTAGTCGAGTTGGCGCACGAACTCCGCCGCCGCGGCGCGTCCGTCCGCGCCGTGATGACGGAGAGCGCGCAGTCCATCGTCCACCCGTGGGCGGTCGAGTTCGCCACCGACGACGACGTCGTGACCGACATCACCGGCCGCGTCGAGCACGTCGAACTCTGCGGCCGCGACGGCTGGGCGGACGTGTTCCTCGTCGCGCCCGCCACCGCGAACACCGTCGGGAAAATCGCGAGCGCCGTGGACGACACGCCCGTCACGACCTGCGCGACCACCGCGCTCGGCGCGGACGTACCCGTGGTCGTCGCGCCCGCGATGCACGAGCCGATGTACGACCACCCCGGCGTCCTCGACGCAATCGACCGCGTGCAGTCCTGGGGCGTCTCCTTCGTCGACCCGCGCGTCGAGGAGGGGAAGGCCAAAATCGCGACCGAGGACGCCATCTGCCTCGACGTGGCGCGCGCCGCTGGCGACCGCCCCCTGGAGAACCGCCATGTCGTCGTCACGTCGGGCGCGACGAGCGAACGCATCGACCCCGTGCGCGTGCTCACGAACCGCGCGTCCGGCAGGACGGGGCGGGCCGTCGCCCGCGCGTGCTACGTCCGCGGGGCCGACGTGACGCTCGTGCACGACGGCGACGACGCCCCCTACGCGACCGTCGAACGCGTCGAGTCCGCCGCGGAGATGCTGGACGCGACGCTCGACGCCTGCCGGGACGCCGACGCGCTCGTCTCCGCGGCCGCCATCAGCGACTACACTGTCGAACCCAGTCCCGAGAAGATTCGGAGCGGCCAGGAACTCACGCTCGACCTCGAACCCACGCCGAAACTCATCGACGAGGTTCGAGAGACCCACCCCGACCTCGCTATCGTCGGGTTCAAGGCCGAGACCTCCGGCGAGGACGACGAGATGCTCGAACAGGCCTGCAAGACCCTGAAGCGCGCCCGACTCTCGTTCGTCGTGGCGAACGACGCGAGCGTCATGGGCGGCGAGGACACCCGCGCGCTCCTCGTGGACGCCGACGAACACACCGAGTTCACGGGAACGAAGACCGGACTCGGCCTGCGAATCGCGGACGAACTCGCGCGCGTCCTCGGCCGGCAGAACGAC from Salarchaeum japonicum carries:
- a CDS encoding NAD(+)/NADH kinase, whose translation is MTGLSDVETVGVRGERADALAAFVAEHDRDPVTGDPGAVADADLVVADGEAALYDLVRAGADAPVLVLGDVPGIPSARWERHANAMTHAFVGNAGVHATPLLSVRADGETYRALADAMVVTDEPARISEYGVHAANETVDTVRADGVTVATAAGSRGYGSAADGPVVAPGVDAVSVVPVAPFRVDQSNWVLPLPTDLTVERETADVVLLVDDREVATLDHDATVRIDHGGTLPVVTTPETTGFFD
- a CDS encoding SRPBCC family protein, which gives rise to MNRLSVSTVVRIPPSEAYEFLLDFPGYAAYSKHLTGVDQSGDGGPGTRYRLHFSWWKLTYTVHSEVTAVEPPHRIEWEVTKDLDASGRWRIDPVETESGAGSRVTLEVEYDPASADNAVSLPAFVSLDWVVEKAAERVVEEGERVVERVVADLEGERRNVELRVSTE
- a CDS encoding NAD(P)-binding protein, whose amino-acid sequence is MSDTPTVGIVGGGVAGLTAATFTARADLETTVFDAGESIFARNAHVENLPGFPAGVNPRTFLDLTREQATESGANVVDAEVADVTATGGGFEVTADETHEFDFVVVSSWSDASFLDDLGLDFIEQGTKTYLDTNGQGRTGVPGLYAAGRVAGRYHQAVVSAGSGAEAALSLIEDSDVPFYHDWVAPEGYFTGRGREVPPGCEEIDEAERERRERASMERMREAFSERHPDTPTMHPSVEE
- the coaBC gene encoding bifunctional phosphopantothenoylcysteine decarboxylase/phosphopantothenate--cysteine ligase CoaBC → MLEGVNVALGVSGSIAAVKVVELAHELRRRGASVRAVMTESAQSIVHPWAVEFATDDDVVTDITGRVEHVELCGRDGWADVFLVAPATANTVGKIASAVDDTPVTTCATTALGADVPVVVAPAMHEPMYDHPGVLDAIDRVQSWGVSFVDPRVEEGKAKIATEDAICLDVARAAGDRPLENRHVVVTSGATSERIDPVRVLTNRASGRTGRAVARACYVRGADVTLVHDGDDAPYATVERVESAAEMLDATLDACRDADALVSAAAISDYTVEPSPEKIRSGQELTLDLEPTPKLIDEVRETHPDLAIVGFKAETSGEDDEMLEQACKTLKRARLSFVVANDASVMGGEDTRALLVDADEHTEFTGTKTGLGLRIADELARVLGRQND